In Streptomyces capitiformicae, one genomic interval encodes:
- the pdhA gene encoding pyruvate dehydrogenase (acetyl-transferring) E1 component subunit alpha — translation MTVMEQRGAYRPTPPPAWQPRMDPAPLLPDARPYRVLGTDAAAEADPALLRRLYAELVRGRRYNAQATALTKQGRLAVYPSSTGQEACEVAAALVLEERDWLFPSYRDTLAAVARGLDPVQALTLLRGDWHTGYDPHEHRVAPLCTPLATQLPHAVGLAHAARLKGDDVVALALVGDGGTSEGDFHEALNFAAVWQAPVVFLVQNNGFAISVPLEKQTAAPSLAHKAVGYGMPGRLVDGNDAVAVHQVLGEAVAHARAGGGPTLIEAVTYRIDAHTNADDATRYRGADEVETWRAHDPIALLEHELTERGLLDESGIQAARDAAETMAADLRERMNQDPSLDPMDLFAHVYAEPTPQLREQEALLRAELAAEQEGAHR, via the coding sequence ATGACGGTCATGGAGCAGCGGGGCGCGTACCGCCCGACACCGCCGCCCGCCTGGCAGCCCCGCATGGATCCCGCGCCGCTGTTGCCCGACGCACGGCCGTACCGCGTGCTCGGCACCGACGCGGCCGCCGAAGCGGACCCCGCGCTGCTGCGCCGCCTGTACGCGGAGCTGGTGCGCGGCCGCCGCTACAACGCGCAGGCCACCGCGCTGACGAAGCAGGGCAGACTCGCCGTCTACCCCTCCAGCACCGGCCAGGAGGCCTGCGAGGTCGCCGCCGCGCTCGTCCTCGAAGAGCGCGACTGGCTCTTCCCGAGCTACCGCGACACGCTCGCCGCCGTCGCCCGCGGCCTCGACCCCGTCCAGGCGCTCACCCTGCTGCGCGGCGACTGGCACACCGGCTACGACCCGCACGAGCACCGGGTGGCACCCCTGTGCACCCCGCTCGCGACGCAACTCCCGCACGCCGTGGGCCTCGCGCACGCCGCCCGGCTCAAGGGCGACGACGTGGTCGCGCTCGCCCTGGTCGGCGACGGCGGCACCAGCGAGGGCGACTTCCACGAGGCCCTCAACTTCGCCGCCGTCTGGCAGGCCCCGGTCGTCTTCCTCGTCCAGAACAACGGCTTCGCGATCTCCGTGCCGCTGGAGAAGCAGACCGCCGCCCCCTCCCTCGCCCACAAGGCCGTCGGCTACGGAATGCCGGGCCGCCTGGTCGACGGCAACGACGCGGTCGCCGTGCACCAGGTGCTCGGCGAAGCCGTGGCCCACGCGCGCGCGGGTGGCGGCCCCACGCTGATCGAGGCGGTCACGTACCGCATCGACGCCCACACCAACGCCGACGACGCGACGCGCTACCGCGGCGCCGACGAGGTCGAGACCTGGCGTGCGCACGACCCGATCGCGCTCCTGGAGCACGAGTTGACCGAGCGCGGACTCCTCGACGAGTCCGGCATCCAGGCCGCACGGGACGCCGCGGAGACCATGGCGGCCGACCTGCGCGAGCGCATGAACCAGGACCCGTCGCTCGACCCGATGGACCTGTTCGCCCATGTGTACGCCGAGCCCACTCCCCAACTGCGGGAGCAGGAGGCCCTGTTGCGGGCCGAGCTGGCGGCAGAGCAAGAAGGGGCGCACCGATGA
- a CDS encoding alpha-ketoacid dehydrogenase subunit beta — protein MTTVALKPATMAQALTRALRDAMAADPTVHVMGEDVGTLGGVFRVTDGLAKEFGEDRVTDTPLAEAGILGTAVGMAMYGLRPVVEMQFDAFAYPAFEQLISHVARMRNRTRGTMPLPITVRVPYGGGIGGVEHHSDSSEAYYMATPGLHVVTPATVADAYGLLRAAIASDDPVVFLEPKRLYWSKDSWNPEEPQTVEPIGRAVVRRTGRSATLITYGPSVPVCLEAAEAATAEGWDLEVVDLRSLVPFDDETVAASVRRTGRAVVVHESGGYGGPGGEIAARVTERCFHHLEAPVLRVAGFDIPYPPPMLERHHLPGVDRILDAVGRLQWEAES, from the coding sequence ATGACCACCGTCGCACTCAAGCCCGCCACCATGGCGCAGGCGCTCACCCGCGCACTGCGCGACGCCATGGCCGCCGACCCCACCGTCCATGTCATGGGCGAGGACGTCGGCACCCTCGGCGGGGTCTTCCGGGTCACCGACGGGCTCGCCAAGGAGTTCGGCGAGGACCGGGTCACCGACACCCCGCTCGCCGAGGCGGGCATCCTCGGCACGGCCGTCGGCATGGCGATGTACGGGCTCAGGCCGGTCGTGGAGATGCAGTTCGACGCGTTCGCCTACCCGGCGTTCGAGCAGCTCATCAGCCATGTCGCCCGTATGCGCAACCGCACGCGCGGGACTATGCCGCTGCCGATCACCGTCCGCGTCCCGTACGGCGGCGGCATCGGCGGTGTCGAGCACCACAGCGACTCCTCCGAGGCGTACTACATGGCGACTCCGGGGCTCCATGTCGTCACGCCCGCCACCGTCGCCGACGCCTACGGGCTGCTGCGCGCCGCCATCGCCTCCGACGACCCGGTCGTCTTCCTGGAGCCCAAGCGCCTGTACTGGTCCAAGGACTCCTGGAACCCCGAGGAACCGCAGACGGTCGAGCCGATCGGCCGCGCCGTCGTGCGCCGCACCGGCCGCAGCGCCACGCTCATCACCTACGGCCCCTCCGTGCCCGTCTGCCTGGAGGCCGCCGAGGCGGCCACGGCCGAGGGCTGGGACCTCGAAGTCGTCGACCTGCGCTCCCTGGTGCCCTTCGACGACGAGACGGTCGCCGCGTCGGTACGGCGCACCGGGCGCGCCGTCGTCGTCCACGAGTCCGGCGGGTACGGCGGACCGGGCGGCGAGATCGCGGCCCGTGTCACCGAGCGTTGCTTCCACCACCTGGAGGCGCCTGTGCTGCGCGTCGCCGGGTTCGACATCCCGTATCCGCCGCCGATGCTGGAGCGGCACCATCTGCCCGGCGTCGACCGGATCCTGGACGCCGTGGGGCGTCTGCAGTGGGAGGCGGAGAGCTGA
- a CDS encoding dihydrolipoamide acetyltransferase family protein, whose product MAQVLEFKLPDLGEGLTEAMIVQWLVQVGDVVAVDQPVVEVETAKAMVEVPCPYGGVVTARFGEEGTELPVGAPLLTVAVGAPASGGDTEGSGNVLVGYGTGAPPARRRRVRSGDPARSAAAPAGDNGPAEPVGLTGAAPAAVPGAERSAVTALQTQAGATAAPVRPDGPARPDGPARPEGPVPVISPLVRRLARENGLDLRQLHGSGPDGLILRADVEYALRAATAEAQVPQAPATRISDVPGTRTPLRGIRGAVADKLSRSRREIPDATCWVDADATELMNARRAMNATGGPKISLLALLARICTAALARFPELNSTVDMEAREVVRLDRVHLGFAAQTERGLVVPVVRDAHTRNAESLSAEFARLTEAARTGTLTPAQLTGGTFTLNNYGVFGVDGSTPIINHPEAAMLGVGRIVPKPWVHEGELAVRQVVQLSLTFDHRVCDGGTAGGFLRYVADCVEQPAVLLRTL is encoded by the coding sequence ATGGCCCAGGTGCTGGAGTTCAAGCTGCCCGACCTCGGCGAAGGGCTCACCGAGGCGATGATCGTCCAATGGCTGGTACAGGTCGGTGACGTGGTCGCCGTCGACCAGCCCGTCGTCGAGGTCGAGACGGCCAAGGCGATGGTCGAGGTCCCCTGCCCGTACGGCGGCGTCGTCACCGCCCGCTTCGGCGAGGAGGGCACGGAACTGCCTGTCGGCGCGCCCCTGTTGACGGTGGCCGTGGGCGCCCCGGCCTCCGGCGGCGACACCGAGGGGTCCGGCAACGTCCTGGTCGGCTACGGCACGGGGGCGCCTCCGGCGCGGCGGCGGAGGGTGAGGTCGGGGGACCCCGCACGGTCCGCCGCCGCGCCGGCCGGGGACAACGGCCCTGCGGAGCCGGTCGGGCTCACCGGGGCCGCCCCGGCTGCCGTGCCCGGGGCCGAGCGGAGCGCTGTGACCGCGCTCCAGACCCAGGCCGGTGCCACGGCCGCCCCGGTGCGCCCGGACGGCCCCGCGCGCCCGGACGGCCCCGCGCGCCCGGAGGGCCCGGTGCCGGTCATTTCCCCGCTCGTGCGCCGACTCGCCCGCGAGAACGGCCTCGACCTGCGGCAGCTGCACGGTTCCGGCCCCGACGGTCTGATCCTGCGGGCGGATGTGGAGTACGCGCTGCGGGCCGCCACGGCCGAGGCCCAGGTACCGCAGGCCCCGGCCACGCGGATTTCCGACGTCCCCGGCACCCGTACGCCCCTCCGCGGCATCCGAGGCGCCGTCGCCGACAAGCTCTCCCGGAGTCGGCGCGAGATCCCCGACGCGACCTGCTGGGTGGACGCCGACGCGACCGAGCTGATGAACGCCCGTAGGGCGATGAACGCGACCGGCGGCCCGAAGATCTCCCTCCTCGCGCTGCTCGCCCGGATCTGCACGGCCGCGCTGGCCCGGTTCCCGGAGCTCAACTCGACGGTCGACATGGAGGCCCGAGAGGTCGTACGGCTCGACCGGGTGCACCTCGGTTTTGCCGCGCAGACGGAACGAGGCCTGGTCGTGCCCGTCGTACGGGACGCGCACACGCGGAACGCGGAGTCGCTCAGTGCCGAGTTCGCGCGGCTGACCGAGGCCGCGCGGACCGGGACCCTGACGCCCGCCCAGCTCACCGGCGGGACCTTCACGTTGAACAACTACGGCGTCTTCGGCGTCGACGGCTCCACGCCGATCATCAACCACCCCGAGGCGGCCATGCTCGGCGTCGGCCGCATCGTCCCCAAGCCGTGGGTCCACGAGGGCGAACTGGCGGTACGGCAGGTCGTCCAGCTGTCGCTCACCTTCGACCACCGGGTGTGCGACGGCGGCACCGCGGGCGGCTTCCTGCGGTATGTGGCGGACTGCGTCGAACAGCCGGCGGTGCTGCTGCGCACGCTCTGA
- a CDS encoding NTP transferase domain-containing protein: MTAYEAPGGPGTEAFDAIVLAGGAARRLGGADKPGVRVGGRALLDRVLTACAGAGTTVVVASPRPTARPVLWAREEPPGGGPLAALDAGLRHTTAPYVVVLSADLPFLDEETVRRLLDALRAADADGVLVTDSDGRDQPLVAAYRAEAPRRELARLATEHDGLTGLPLRRLTAALRLTRITDPVASFDCDTWDDIAAARARIREHGHVLDEWITAAKDELGIDLDVDTAELLDLARDAAHSVARPAAPLTTFLVGYAAAKAGGGSEAVTEAARKAAALALRWADEDRTDAEPGATKPGSGTDAPGTAPDAG; this comes from the coding sequence GTGACCGCGTACGAAGCCCCGGGCGGCCCCGGTACCGAGGCGTTCGACGCCATCGTGCTCGCCGGCGGCGCCGCCCGGCGGCTCGGCGGCGCGGACAAGCCCGGTGTGCGCGTGGGCGGACGGGCCCTGCTCGACCGCGTGCTGACCGCCTGCGCCGGAGCCGGGACGACCGTCGTCGTCGCCTCCCCCCGCCCCACCGCACGCCCCGTGCTGTGGGCCCGCGAGGAGCCACCCGGCGGCGGACCCCTCGCCGCGCTGGACGCCGGGCTCCGGCACACCACCGCGCCGTACGTCGTCGTTCTCTCCGCCGACCTGCCCTTCCTGGACGAGGAGACGGTACGGCGGCTGCTCGACGCCCTCCGCGCCGCCGACGCCGACGGCGTCCTGGTCACCGACTCCGACGGCCGGGACCAGCCCCTCGTGGCCGCGTACCGGGCCGAGGCCCCGCGCCGGGAGCTGGCGCGGCTCGCCACCGAGCACGACGGCCTGACCGGGCTCCCCCTGCGGCGGCTGACCGCCGCTCTCCGCCTCACTCGCATCACCGACCCGGTCGCGTCCTTCGACTGCGACACCTGGGACGACATCGCCGCCGCCCGCGCACGGATCAGGGAGCATGGCCACGTGTTGGATGAATGGATTACCGCAGCCAAGGACGAGCTGGGGATCGACCTCGACGTCGACACCGCCGAACTGCTCGACCTCGCCCGTGACGCCGCCCACAGCGTGGCCAGGCCCGCGGCCCCGCTGACCACCTTCCTCGTCGGTTACGCGGCCGCCAAGGCCGGGGGAGGCTCCGAGGCGGTCACCGAGGCCGCCCGCAAGGCCGCTGCCCTGGCGCTCCGCTGGGCCGACGAGGACAGGACCGACGCCGAGCCGGGCGCAACAAAGCCCGGTAGCGGCACGGACGCCCCCGGCACGGCCCCGGACGCCGGATGA
- a CDS encoding molybdopterin molybdotransferase MoeA, with amino-acid sequence MTAQDAEELDVEEALAVANDRVARGPGEPRSARETPATGPSAAHPAKDDAHQRATPWPEARATAERAARSAGRRPSVSVTVDDSLGLVLAAPLTALTDLPSFDTSAMDGWAVAGPGPWDVREDGVLAGHAEPEPLTDGEAVRIATGARIPSDTTAVLRSEHGRTDDKGRLHPTRDLAHGQDIRPRGQECRIGDQLLPLGTQITPATLGLAAAAGYDTLTVLPRPRVELLVLGDELLTEGLPREGLIRDALGPMLPSWLRALGAEVIAVRRLGDDAEALYEAVRKSSADLIVTTGGTAAGPVDHVHPTLRRVGAELLVSGVKVRPGHPMLLARMKANQHLVGLPGNPLAAVSGLFTLVEPLLRTLAGRAAPEPYALPLSEAVHGHPYDTRLIPVALREDDAVPLHYNGPAMLRGIATADALAVVPPGGARPGQELELLDLPWATAGIQVCFT; translated from the coding sequence ATGACCGCGCAGGACGCCGAGGAACTCGACGTGGAGGAGGCGCTCGCCGTGGCCAACGACAGAGTCGCCCGCGGGCCGGGCGAACCCCGCTCCGCCCGCGAGACCCCCGCCACGGGCCCGTCCGCCGCACACCCCGCCAAGGACGACGCGCACCAAAGGGCCACCCCCTGGCCCGAGGCCCGCGCCACCGCCGAGCGCGCCGCCCGCTCGGCCGGGCGCCGACCCTCCGTCTCCGTCACCGTCGACGACTCACTCGGTCTCGTTCTCGCCGCCCCCCTCACCGCCCTCACCGACCTCCCCTCCTTCGACACCTCCGCGATGGACGGCTGGGCGGTCGCCGGACCCGGCCCCTGGGACGTACGGGAGGACGGTGTGCTGGCAGGGCACGCCGAGCCCGAGCCGCTCACGGACGGCGAGGCGGTCCGTATCGCCACCGGCGCACGCATCCCGTCCGACACGACCGCCGTTCTGCGTAGCGAGCACGGCCGCACGGACGACAAGGGACGACTCCACCCGACCCGGGACCTGGCCCACGGCCAGGACATCCGCCCCCGTGGCCAGGAGTGCCGTATCGGCGACCAACTGCTGCCGCTCGGCACGCAGATCACCCCGGCCACACTCGGACTCGCGGCGGCCGCCGGATACGACACGCTGACCGTCCTCCCCCGCCCCCGCGTCGAACTGCTCGTCCTGGGCGACGAACTGCTCACCGAAGGGCTCCCGCGCGAGGGCCTGATCCGGGACGCCCTCGGCCCGATGCTGCCGTCCTGGCTACGGGCGCTCGGGGCCGAGGTCATCGCCGTACGACGGCTCGGGGACGACGCCGAAGCCCTGTACGAGGCCGTACGGAAATCCTCCGCCGACCTCATCGTCACCACGGGCGGGACGGCGGCCGGACCCGTCGACCATGTCCATCCCACCCTGCGCCGTGTCGGCGCGGAACTCCTCGTCAGCGGCGTCAAAGTGCGCCCCGGCCACCCCATGCTGCTGGCTCGCATGAAGGCGAACCAGCACCTGGTCGGCCTGCCGGGCAACCCGCTGGCGGCTGTCTCCGGGCTGTTCACGCTAGTGGAGCCCCTGCTGCGGACCCTCGCCGGACGAGCGGCCCCGGAGCCGTACGCGCTGCCCCTGAGCGAGGCCGTGCACGGGCACCCGTACGACACGCGACTCATCCCCGTCGCCCTGCGTGAGGACGACGCCGTACCGCTGCACTACAACGGCCCCGCCATGCTCCGCGGTATCGCCACCGCAGATGCCCTCGCTGTCGTACCACCCGGCGGCGCCCGCCCCGGTCAGGAGTTGGAACTGCTCGATCTGCCCTGGGCGACAGCAGGGATCCAAGTGTGTTTCACGTGA
- a CDS encoding potassium channel family protein: MKLPGQDVIARQADERLATHQVRLPKRAVERPLRQVTKRLVMALVVLVSTALIVYADHGGYKDNSDGPVDLLDAFYYATVTLSTTGYGDITPVSDAARFTNIFVITPLRVLFLIILVGTTLEVLTERTREEWRLNRWRAALREHTVVVGFGTKGRSAIQTVCATGLKKEHVIVVDPSSQVIEAATADGYVGIVGDATRSDVLLRAEAQKARQIIISTARDDTAVLVTLTARQLNRGAKIVAAVREEENAPLLKQSGADVVITSASAAGRLLGLSVLSPAAGMVMEDLIHQGSGLDIVERPVIKAEVGRKAREADDLVISVLRGHRVLGYDDPSIGELQLTDRLITIVRATPSTKITPETKHLP; the protein is encoded by the coding sequence GTGAAACTGCCGGGCCAAGACGTGATCGCCCGCCAAGCGGACGAGCGTCTCGCGACCCACCAGGTGAGGCTGCCGAAGAGAGCGGTCGAGCGGCCGCTCCGCCAGGTCACCAAACGGCTGGTGATGGCGCTGGTCGTGCTGGTCTCAACCGCGCTCATCGTCTATGCCGATCATGGGGGTTACAAGGACAATTCCGATGGTCCCGTTGACCTGCTCGACGCGTTCTACTACGCGACGGTCACCCTTTCCACCACCGGGTACGGCGACATCACCCCGGTCAGTGACGCTGCCCGGTTCACCAACATCTTCGTGATCACGCCGCTGCGTGTGCTGTTCCTGATCATCCTGGTCGGCACCACGCTGGAGGTGCTCACGGAGCGCACGCGCGAGGAATGGCGACTGAACCGCTGGAGGGCGGCCTTGAGGGAGCACACCGTTGTCGTCGGCTTCGGCACGAAGGGACGGTCAGCGATCCAGACCGTCTGCGCGACAGGGCTGAAGAAGGAACACGTCATCGTCGTTGACCCCAGCTCCCAGGTCATCGAGGCGGCGACGGCCGACGGATACGTGGGGATCGTCGGTGACGCGACCCGTAGCGATGTGCTGCTACGGGCCGAGGCGCAGAAGGCGCGGCAGATCATCATCTCGACCGCGCGGGACGACACCGCCGTGCTCGTCACGCTGACCGCCCGCCAGCTCAACCGCGGCGCGAAGATCGTGGCCGCCGTACGGGAGGAGGAGAACGCGCCGCTGCTGAAGCAGTCCGGGGCCGATGTCGTCATCACCAGCGCCAGCGCGGCCGGGCGGCTGCTCGGGCTCTCCGTGCTCAGCCCTGCCGCCGGCATGGTCATGGAAGACCTCATCCATCAGGGCAGCGGGCTCGACATCGTCGAACGGCCGGTCATAAAGGCCGAGGTGGGGCGCAAGGCGAGGGAGGCGGACGACCTGGTGATCAGCGTCCTGCGCGGGCATCGGGTGCTCGGCTACGACGATCCGTCCATCGGCGAACTCCAGCTGACGGACCGGCTCATCACCATCGTCCGCGCCACGCCGAGCACGAAGATCACCCCCGAGACCAAGCATCTGCCGTAG